From Hymenobacter sedentarius, a single genomic window includes:
- a CDS encoding dihydrofolate reductase: protein MVSFVVAVAENGAIGLKGELPWGRLPADLQHFKRLTLGHPVVMGRRTYDSLGRALPKRPNIVVTRQPNWTAPGCETAPSVSAALDRARELDEEVCVIGGGEIYREALPYADVIYLTEVHHPFEGDAFFPALNPSEWREESRERHEADEQHAYPFSFVTLRRR from the coding sequence ATGGTTTCTTTCGTTGTGGCCGTGGCCGAAAATGGCGCAATTGGGCTGAAAGGCGAGCTGCCCTGGGGCCGCCTGCCGGCCGACCTTCAGCACTTCAAGCGCCTCACCCTGGGCCACCCCGTGGTGATGGGCCGCCGCACCTACGACAGCCTGGGCCGCGCCCTGCCCAAGCGTCCCAATATTGTAGTCACGCGCCAGCCCAACTGGACCGCGCCCGGGTGCGAAACCGCCCCTTCGGTAAGCGCCGCGCTGGACCGGGCCCGCGAGCTGGATGAGGAAGTGTGCGTTATTGGCGGCGGCGAAATCTACCGCGAAGCCCTGCCCTACGCCGACGTCATTTACCTCACCGAAGTGCACCACCCCTTCGAAGGCGATGCCTTCTTCCCCGCCCTCAACCCCTCCGAGTGGCGCGAAGAAAGCCGTGAGCGCCACGAAGCCGACGAGCAGCACGCCTACCCGTTCAGCTTCGTAACGTTGCGCCGCCGCTAA
- a CDS encoding quinone oxidoreductase family protein — translation MPINAAPDTMHALYFSEFGGPEVLQYGTVPRPEVLPGTVLLRTRAIGLNYADVYRRRGNYHLVGQPPYLLGYEAAGEVVAVGPGVTGAHMGQRAAFADVPHANAEFVRVPQEHLIPLPNDVSFEQAAAVLLQGLTAQYLTADSYRLQPNDLAVVHAVAGGVGLMLTQLIRAKGGRVIGLTSSEAKRQEALRAGAEAVFLYTESWEQLVLEYRPERPGADVVYESVGSTLPQSLAATRVGGTVVFFGMAGGDPAPVDPRYLMDTSKTLTGGDLWSYLTSREERTARANVLFDLIRNGQLTASIGAAFPLADGAAAHRLLESRKSTGKILLLP, via the coding sequence ATGCCTATTAATGCCGCTCCCGATACCATGCACGCCCTCTATTTCTCTGAATTCGGAGGCCCGGAAGTGCTGCAATACGGCACGGTGCCGCGGCCCGAAGTGCTGCCTGGCACGGTCCTGCTGCGCACCCGCGCCATCGGCCTGAACTACGCCGACGTGTACCGGCGCCGCGGCAACTACCACCTCGTGGGCCAGCCGCCCTACCTGCTGGGCTACGAAGCAGCCGGCGAAGTAGTAGCCGTGGGCCCCGGCGTGACCGGCGCCCACATGGGCCAGCGCGCCGCCTTTGCCGACGTGCCGCACGCCAACGCCGAATTTGTGCGAGTGCCCCAGGAGCACCTCATTCCCCTGCCCAATGACGTGAGCTTTGAGCAGGCCGCGGCCGTGCTGCTGCAGGGCCTCACCGCCCAATACCTGACCGCCGACAGCTACCGCCTGCAGCCCAACGACCTGGCCGTGGTGCACGCCGTGGCCGGTGGGGTAGGCCTAATGCTCACGCAGCTAATCCGGGCCAAAGGCGGGCGCGTCATTGGCCTGACTTCGAGCGAAGCCAAGCGGCAGGAGGCTCTGCGCGCCGGGGCCGAAGCCGTGTTCCTGTATACTGAGTCCTGGGAACAGCTGGTGCTGGAATACCGGCCCGAGCGGCCTGGGGCTGATGTGGTGTACGAATCGGTGGGCAGCACCCTGCCCCAGAGCCTGGCCGCCACCCGCGTGGGCGGCACGGTGGTATTCTTCGGCATGGCCGGCGGCGACCCTGCTCCGGTAGACCCGCGCTACCTCATGGACACCTCCAAGACACTGACCGGCGGCGACCTGTGGAGTTACCTCACTTCCCGCGAGGAGCGCACTGCCCGGGCCAACGTGCTGTTCGACTTAATACGCAACGGCCAGCTCACGGCCAGCATCGGTGCCGCCTTCCCGCTGGCTGATGGAGCAGCTGCGCACCGCCTGCTCGAAAGCCGCAAGAGCACGGGCAAAATCCTGCTGCTGCCTTAA